The following coding sequences lie in one Oncorhynchus nerka isolate Pitt River linkage group LG14, Oner_Uvic_2.0, whole genome shotgun sequence genomic window:
- the LOC135574963 gene encoding neuronal migration protein doublecortin-like, producing the protein MNSEKPSFLSQPVVKNIFVYRNGDPFYEARRLVVNQKRVSNFDTFLRDVTGGVQAPFGAVRNIYTPRMGHRVACLDHLQSGEQYVAAGREKFKKLDYSQIGSRKKRMLLTSSGQAKPVPQSRIIVSARFLKPIKEPCSIFVVANGDVMTPALRLLIPQRILGQYDRVLEMITDKMGLRILGCVRSLYTFDGNHVNEGKDLESGQLYVAVGRDKFKRLPYSDLLFTKPRGIRRTTGSKASSLPPIYTSGKQNRNSLTVNHSKSMWRCREPADTKISAHDTDRTLSIVRQISQQRLMILRKRRSGLSISLGTQDNEEQLRKGLKKRLRNGLRKRLRKGLRNGLRKGLRKRLRKGLRKGLRKRLRKRLRKGLRKGLRKRLRKGLRKGLRNGLRKGLRKRLRKGLRKRLRKRLRKGPRKGPRKRLRKGPRKGLRKGLRKGLRKRLRKRLRKGLRKRLRKGLRKRLRKGLRKGLRKRLRKRLRKRLRKGLRKRLRKGLRKRLRKGLRKGLRKRLRKRLRKGLRKRLRKGLRKGLRKRLRKGLRKRLRKRLRKGLRKGLRKRLRKRLRKGL; encoded by the exons ATGAACTCTGAAAAGCCCAGTTTTCTATCGCAACCTGTTGTGAAGAACATTTTCGTGTATCGAAATGGAGATCCGTTTTACGAGGCTCGCCGGTTAGTGGTAAACCAAAAGAGAGTGTCCAATTTCGATACTTTTCTTCGAGATGTGACGGGGGGTGTGCAGGCTCCGTTTGGAGCGGTTCGGAACATCTACACCCCTCGAATGGGCCATCGGGTGGCCTGCCTGGACCATCTACAGAGCGGGGAACAATATGTCGCTGCCGGGAGAGAGAAATTCAAGAAATTGGA TTATTCACAGATAGGGTCCAGAAAGAAGAGGATGCTCCTTACTTCTTCAGGGCAG GCTAAACCGGTGCCCCAGAGTCGAATCATTGTATCAGCCAGATTCCTGAAACCCATCAAAGAACCCTGTTCGATTTT CGTGGTAGCGAATGGTGATGTGATGACCCCAGCGTTAAGACTGCTGATACCCCAACGGATACTGGGCCAATACGACAGGGTTCTGGAGATGATCACTGACAAAATGGGTTTGAGAATCCTGGGGTGTGTACGAAG CCTTTACACCTTTGATGGAAATCATGTGAACGAGGGAAAGGACTTGGAAAGTGGACAGTTGTACGTGGCTGTTGGGAGAGACAAGTTTAAAAGACTTCCCTACAGTGACCTTCTGTTCACCAAACCAAGGGGAATACGAAGGACTACAGG ATCCAAAGCTTCCTCATTACCTCCCATATACACATCTGGAAAGCAGAACAGAAACAGT TTGACGGTGAACCACAGTAAGTCTATGTGGCGGTGCAgagagccagcagacaccaagaTATCTGCACACGATACGGACCGCACGTTGTCCATCGTCAGGCAGATCTCCCAGCAGAGACTCATGATCctcaggaagaggaggagtggtcTCAGTATCTCCCTGGGAACACAGGACAACG AGGAACAGTTGAGAAAGGGACTGAAGAAGAGACTGAGGAATGGGCTGAGGAAGAGACTGAGGAAGGGACTGAGGAATGGGCTGAGGAAGGGACTGAGGAAGAGACTGAGGAAGGGACTGAGGAAGGGACTGAGGAAGAGACTGAGGAAGAGACTGAGGAAGGGACTGAGGAAGGGACTGAGGAAGAGACTGAGGAAGGGACTGAGGAAGGGACTGAGGAATGGGCTGAGGAAGGGACTGAGGAAGAGACTGAGGAAGGGACTGAGGAAGAGACTGAGGAAGAGACTGAGGAAGGGACCGAGGAAGGGACCGAGGAAGAGACTGAGAAAGGGACCGAGGAAGGGACTGAGGAAGGGACTGAGGAAGGGACTGAGGAAGAGACTGAGGAAGAGACTGAGGAAGGGACTGAGGAAGAGACTGAGGAAGGGACTGAGGAAGAGACTGAGGAAGGGACTGAGGAAGGGACTGAGGAAGAGACTGAGGAAGAGACTGAGGAAGAGACTGAGGAAGGGACTGAGGAAGAGACTGAGGAAGGGACTGAGGAAGAGACTGAGGAAGGGACTGAGGAAGGGACTGAGGAAGAGACTGAGGAAGAGACTGAGGAAGGGACTGAGGAAGAGACTGAGGAAGGGACTGAGGAAGGGACTGAGGAAGAGACTGAGGAAGGGACTGAGGAAGAGACTGAGGAAGAGACTGAGGAAGGGACTGAGGAAGGGACTGAGG